One genomic segment of Acinetobacter oleivorans DR1 includes these proteins:
- the greB gene encoding transcription elongation factor GreB — protein MKSNLITRSGHDKLVAELKQLWHEERPEITKKVNWAASLGDRSENADYQYNKQLLRKIDRRVRYLGKRLEELKIIDYAPEQDGKVYFGAWVEIENEEGEQKTLRIVGIDEIYDHHPQHISIESPMARALLGKEVDDEIEVHTPSGKKLWYINTIRYEKNENPEN, from the coding sequence ATGAAATCTAACTTAATCACTCGATCTGGGCATGACAAATTAGTTGCTGAATTAAAACAACTTTGGCATGAAGAACGACCAGAAATCACAAAGAAAGTGAATTGGGCTGCAAGCTTAGGTGACCGCAGTGAAAATGCCGATTATCAATACAATAAGCAGCTACTTAGAAAAATTGATCGACGAGTACGTTATTTAGGAAAACGTTTAGAAGAATTAAAAATCATTGATTACGCTCCTGAACAAGATGGTAAGGTTTACTTCGGCGCTTGGGTAGAGATTGAAAACGAAGAAGGCGAGCAAAAAACTTTACGTATTGTAGGGATCGATGAAATTTATGATCATCACCCGCAGCATATCTCAATTGAATCGCCGATGGCTCGTGCACTGCTCGGCAAAGAAGTCGATGATGAGATTGAAGTACACACGCCATCTGGAAAAAAGCTTTGGTATATCAATACAATTCGCTATGAAAAGAACGAAAATCCAGAAAACTAA
- a CDS encoding SDR family oxidoreductase has translation MEDFITLKGKRALITAGTKGSGAATVQLFHELGATVLTTARTQPDYLPNNAHFVSADLTTREGCEAIVQAVQEILGGVDIIIHMLGGSSAPAGGFAALTDEEWYKELHLNLMPAIRIDRQLIPNMIQQGQGVVIHVTSIQRSLPLPEATTAYAAEKAALATYSKSLSKEISPKGIRVIQVSPGWIETEASIALAERLALQAGTDYEGGKKIVMDSIGGIPIGRPAKPDEIANLIAFLASSRASAITGTEYVIDGGTIPTI, from the coding sequence ATGGAAGATTTTATTACTTTAAAAGGAAAACGTGCCTTAATCACTGCGGGTACAAAAGGTTCTGGCGCTGCCACAGTTCAATTATTCCATGAACTCGGCGCAACAGTACTAACTACTGCTAGAACTCAACCAGATTATTTACCGAATAATGCACATTTTGTTTCTGCTGATCTCACAACTCGAGAAGGTTGTGAAGCTATCGTCCAAGCAGTACAAGAGATATTAGGGGGTGTGGATATAATTATACACATGCTTGGTGGTTCATCTGCACCAGCAGGTGGATTCGCAGCATTAACCGATGAAGAGTGGTATAAAGAACTTCACCTAAATCTGATGCCTGCAATACGTATTGATCGTCAACTAATTCCCAATATGATTCAGCAAGGCCAAGGTGTTGTAATCCACGTTACGTCAATACAACGTTCACTTCCATTACCAGAAGCTACGACAGCTTATGCTGCTGAAAAAGCAGCGCTAGCGACTTATAGTAAAAGCCTGTCAAAAGAAATATCTCCCAAAGGTATTCGGGTTATTCAAGTCTCTCCAGGATGGATTGAAACAGAGGCATCTATTGCTCTTGCAGAGCGACTGGCTTTACAAGCTGGTACAGATTACGAGGGTGGTAAAAAGATAGTTATGGATTCAATCGGAGGAATTCCTATTGGACGACCAGCTAAACCTGATGAAATAGCAAATCTTATCGCCTTTTTGGCATCATCCCGTGCGTCTGCAATTACAGGTACTGAATATGTTATTGATGGTGGGACGATTCCTACAATTTAA
- a CDS encoding nuclear transport factor 2 family protein encodes MKDIPEVVSAYFDADQANDVDALNQIFSDSAIVEDDGSLYRGIVEIRTWLLTMKEKYQYSLEIIEVSNTDHISTVLTQGSGNFPNSPVKLKFQFTLENGKVVKLRIY; translated from the coding sequence ATGAAAGATATACCAGAAGTGGTTAGTGCATACTTTGATGCTGATCAAGCGAACGACGTAGATGCTTTAAACCAAATTTTTTCTGACTCTGCCATTGTTGAAGACGATGGCAGTCTATACAGAGGAATTGTGGAAATTCGTACATGGTTGCTGACAATGAAAGAAAAATACCAGTACTCACTTGAAATTATTGAGGTTTCTAATACAGACCATATCAGCACGGTTTTAACACAAGGGAGTGGCAACTTTCCAAATAGCCCTGTGAAACTTAAGTTTCAGTTCACACTTGAAAATGGCAAAGTTGTTAAATTGAGGATTTATTAA
- a CDS encoding LysR family transcriptional regulator, with translation MERANLNDLKAVMAIAKRGTFRGAAIELGMSTTALSHAISKLEENLGVRLFNRTTRSVSLTEAGRLFVEQVGPALQDIHSALDIVRSQRETPSGTLRINAAAFAAREIISPVIIEFLRRYPEMNIDLVTEGKLVDIIADGFDLGIRVAHLVPSDMIAVSLGKLQRYVVVGSPEYLERYGKPKIPTDLFRHKCIRVRLPDGALFSWKFEKNGEIIQIDVQGPITLDEASLSRATVLENIGLGYFMEQDVRAEIESGQLISVLDDWMPCMSGLCLYYSGRRNQSAGLKAFLALVREVALCNK, from the coding sequence ATGGAACGAGCAAATTTAAATGATCTAAAAGCAGTAATGGCAATCGCCAAGCGAGGAACTTTTCGTGGCGCTGCGATTGAACTTGGGATGTCTACAACAGCTTTAAGTCATGCAATTAGTAAATTAGAGGAAAATTTGGGTGTACGTCTGTTTAATCGAACAACACGTAGTGTCTCATTGACAGAAGCAGGCAGACTTTTTGTAGAACAAGTCGGGCCTGCTCTTCAGGATATTCATAGTGCCTTAGATATTGTACGTTCGCAGAGAGAAACACCCTCAGGTACATTAAGAATCAATGCGGCCGCATTTGCAGCGAGAGAAATTATTTCTCCTGTGATTATCGAATTTCTCCGACGTTACCCAGAAATGAATATTGATTTGGTGACTGAGGGTAAACTTGTTGACATTATTGCTGATGGTTTTGATTTAGGTATTCGAGTTGCCCATCTTGTTCCAAGTGACATGATTGCAGTGTCTCTTGGTAAACTTCAAAGATATGTTGTTGTTGGTTCACCTGAGTATTTGGAGCGTTACGGAAAGCCAAAAATACCAACAGATCTTTTTAGACATAAATGTATTCGAGTACGTCTTCCTGATGGTGCACTATTTAGCTGGAAGTTTGAAAAAAATGGAGAAATTATTCAAATTGATGTGCAAGGACCGATTACCCTTGATGAAGCAAGCTTATCAAGAGCTACAGTATTAGAGAACATTGGCCTAGGATACTTTATGGAACAGGATGTTCGTGCTGAAATTGAGTCAGGTCAACTTATTTCTGTTTTGGACGATTGGATGCCTTGTATGTCTGGTCTCTGTTTATATTATTCAGGAAGACGCAACCAATCTGCTGGTTTGAAAGCCTTTCTTGCCCTAGTTCGTGAAGTAGCCTTGTGCAATAAGTAA
- the posA gene encoding delta-poly-L-ornithine synthetase PosA, producing MNQFVTSSKNIIRGKFHPEFLQDEVLADIFIQTAQNLSDKTALIEANKTLTYGELYQQALIMAQHLTIRGVKPGHIVGLWVPRGIELLKAQLAICLSGAAWLPFDMDTPADRIAVCLEDAEAVGMITTDEWYEHLAEVPQTKWTNTELQKPLSENIPLARTTSDQPAYIIYTSGSTGKPKGIVITQKNICHFLRSENNILDIQEQDKVYQGFSVAFDMSFEEIWLSYLVGATLWIAPKSLVSDPERLCQTLKQEQITVLHAVPTLLALFPEDVPNLRIINLGGEMCPDSLVDRWALPHHQMFNTYGPTETTVTASLESLERGKPVTIGKPLPNYGMLVINAERELLPQGETGELCIFGPSVAPGYLGRPDLTADKFIENPWAMSADEELLYRTGDLAKIDEFGQVHCLGRADDQVKIRGFRVELGEIEAALCDIEGIGTAAVILRQEDGIDQLIAFIAAELDAKQPIQIKQLRHTLAQRLPPYMVPNRFEIIEEVPRLLSGKIDRKALKVRPLTSVIDRSESDQPQNPAEEILFEILNRLFPNMPIKLDSDFFDDLGGHSLLAAVLISNLREHQEYSHLTIQSLYQARRVGAIAALMLEQPEPTLFDSQIGQDNPRNQTYKWLCGIAQLATIPVLISINILQWLAPFFTYHYFTGGTRDSIPYAIALSLLVYISVIISSFVLSITVKRLLMLGIGAGRYPLWGMTYFRWWLADRISNISPVYLLSGSTLLNLYLKALGAKIGHDVTISSVHIRMPSLLTVEDGVSIGSQVNLENAKVEHGHLVLGSIHLKEDSYVGSYAVLEENTVLEKQAHVNALTSIEYDTVVPAGEIWDGTPAKKIGHVDEHAKMPERPKLSFIRKIAEYGYYGVSALIIACLFFIPIFPSFLLVDWLDVNVFNINPNNHLQIALYYFALAIPASAMMMMITAVISSAIRKIALPRLETGTYAVHGSTYYRKWFASQILETSLQTLHGLFATIYAPTWFRMLGAKVGKNTEISTANGVIPEMLTLGEESFIADAVMLGDEEIKGGWMTLKSTKIGNRSFVGNSAYIADGTVLPDNVLIGVQSKTPDNLEMYDGQTWFGSPPLLLPAREAAEKYPDHLTFKPSFKRRFMRGFIEGLRVVLPAALAIGVGYMIVLEVIDVINKYNIPTGLLALTLAGLLYGVGCFIIVALMKWTLIGRYQPRSAPMWTMFVWLSEGITSLYESVAIPNFLNYLRGTPMLPFFLRILGVQIGKDVYMDTADITEFDCVSIGDRAEFNSFSGPQTHLFEDRIMKIGQVNIGNDVVVNSRSIILYNANVSHHAVLGPLTLVMKGENIPAKSAWIGSPAVPWVHK from the coding sequence ATGAACCAATTCGTAACAAGTTCGAAGAATATTATTCGTGGTAAATTTCACCCCGAATTTTTGCAAGATGAAGTACTCGCCGATATTTTTATTCAAACTGCTCAAAATCTCTCAGATAAAACAGCTTTAATTGAAGCAAATAAAACGTTGACGTATGGGGAGTTATATCAGCAAGCCTTAATTATGGCTCAACATTTGACAATAAGAGGGGTAAAACCAGGTCATATTGTTGGGTTATGGGTACCTCGTGGTATTGAGCTTTTAAAAGCCCAATTGGCGATTTGTTTGAGTGGTGCAGCGTGGCTTCCTTTTGATATGGATACGCCAGCCGACCGTATTGCGGTTTGTCTTGAAGATGCCGAAGCTGTTGGGATGATTACTACCGATGAATGGTATGAACACTTAGCTGAAGTGCCACAAACAAAATGGACAAATACTGAACTTCAAAAGCCACTCAGTGAAAATATTCCTTTAGCTAGAACGACCTCCGATCAACCTGCATATATTATCTATACGTCAGGCTCAACGGGTAAGCCGAAAGGGATTGTAATTACTCAAAAAAATATTTGTCACTTTCTACGTAGTGAAAATAATATTTTAGATATTCAAGAGCAGGATAAAGTCTATCAAGGCTTTTCTGTCGCTTTTGATATGTCGTTTGAAGAAATCTGGCTGTCTTATTTGGTTGGTGCAACTTTGTGGATTGCACCTAAGTCGCTTGTCAGTGACCCTGAACGTTTATGCCAAACATTAAAGCAGGAACAAATTACTGTTTTACATGCGGTTCCAACCTTACTGGCTTTGTTCCCTGAAGATGTACCTAATTTAAGAATTATTAATTTAGGTGGGGAGATGTGCCCAGACTCACTGGTGGACCGTTGGGCATTACCTCACCATCAAATGTTTAATACCTATGGCCCAACCGAGACTACGGTTACTGCAAGTCTTGAGTCGTTAGAACGCGGTAAACCCGTCACCATTGGTAAACCTTTACCAAACTATGGCATGTTGGTGATTAACGCTGAAAGAGAATTACTGCCTCAAGGTGAAACAGGTGAGCTGTGTATTTTCGGTCCGAGTGTAGCACCAGGCTATTTAGGCAGACCTGATTTAACGGCTGATAAGTTTATTGAAAACCCTTGGGCAATGAGTGCGGATGAAGAGTTACTTTATCGTACTGGTGATTTGGCAAAAATTGATGAATTTGGGCAAGTCCACTGCTTAGGCCGTGCCGATGATCAGGTGAAAATTCGTGGTTTCCGTGTTGAACTCGGTGAAATTGAAGCGGCACTTTGTGATATTGAAGGTATTGGTACTGCGGCTGTAATTCTACGTCAAGAAGACGGAATTGATCAGCTTATTGCTTTTATTGCAGCTGAGCTTGATGCGAAACAGCCCATACAAATTAAGCAACTTCGTCATACTCTAGCTCAACGTTTACCACCTTATATGGTGCCGAATCGTTTTGAGATTATTGAAGAAGTACCGCGTTTATTATCTGGAAAAATTGACCGTAAAGCGTTAAAAGTAAGACCACTTACGAGTGTGATTGACCGCAGTGAATCTGATCAGCCGCAAAATCCAGCCGAAGAAATTTTATTTGAAATTTTAAACCGCCTGTTTCCGAACATGCCGATTAAACTAGATTCGGATTTCTTTGATGATTTAGGTGGGCATTCGCTGTTAGCAGCCGTTTTAATTTCAAACCTGCGTGAACATCAAGAATATAGCCATCTTACAATTCAAAGCTTATATCAAGCGAGAAGAGTGGGAGCAATTGCTGCTCTAATGTTAGAACAGCCAGAACCTACATTATTTGATAGCCAGATTGGGCAAGACAACCCGCGTAATCAAACTTATAAATGGTTATGCGGTATTGCACAGCTTGCGACTATTCCAGTTTTAATTTCGATTAATATTTTGCAGTGGTTAGCACCATTCTTTACCTATCACTATTTTACAGGTGGAACCCGAGACAGCATTCCATATGCAATCGCGTTGTCTCTATTGGTTTATATCAGCGTTATTATTAGTAGTTTTGTACTTTCAATTACGGTGAAACGATTATTAATGCTGGGCATTGGTGCTGGACGTTATCCACTTTGGGGAATGACGTATTTCCGTTGGTGGTTAGCAGACCGTATTAGCAATATTTCACCAGTTTATTTATTGTCAGGTTCAACTTTACTTAACCTCTATTTAAAAGCACTGGGCGCAAAAATTGGACATGATGTCACCATTAGTTCAGTTCATATTCGCATGCCATCTTTATTAACTGTTGAAGATGGCGTGAGTATTGGCTCTCAAGTGAATTTAGAAAATGCCAAAGTCGAACATGGACATTTGGTGTTGGGTTCAATTCACCTTAAAGAAGATAGTTATGTGGGTTCATATGCTGTATTAGAAGAAAATACAGTGTTAGAAAAACAAGCTCATGTAAATGCCTTAACTTCAATTGAATATGACACGGTTGTACCGGCAGGAGAAATTTGGGATGGTACGCCAGCTAAGAAAATAGGGCATGTAGATGAACACGCTAAAATGCCAGAACGTCCTAAATTATCGTTTATTCGTAAGATTGCTGAATATGGATATTATGGTGTTAGTGCGTTAATCATTGCTTGTCTGTTCTTTATTCCAATTTTCCCAAGTTTCCTTTTGGTCGATTGGTTAGATGTAAACGTATTTAATATCAATCCGAATAACCACCTGCAAATCGCACTTTATTATTTTGCTTTAGCGATTCCAGCTAGTGCAATGATGATGATGATTACTGCTGTCATTTCTTCAGCAATACGCAAAATTGCATTGCCTCGTCTTGAGACTGGAACCTACGCTGTTCATGGCAGCACCTATTATCGTAAATGGTTTGCATCTCAAATTTTAGAAACAAGCTTACAAACATTGCACGGCCTGTTTGCTACGATTTATGCACCTACATGGTTCCGTATGTTAGGGGCGAAAGTAGGTAAAAATACTGAAATTTCTACCGCAAATGGCGTTATTCCTGAAATGCTGACTTTGGGAGAAGAAAGCTTTATTGCCGATGCGGTAATGTTGGGTGATGAAGAGATCAAAGGCGGTTGGATGACATTAAAATCGACCAAAATCGGTAACCGTAGCTTTGTCGGAAACAGTGCTTATATTGCTGATGGAACTGTTTTACCAGATAACGTTTTAATTGGCGTACAGTCAAAAACACCAGATAACCTTGAAATGTATGATGGTCAAACTTGGTTTGGTTCGCCGCCATTATTATTGCCTGCACGTGAAGCTGCCGAAAAATATCCTGACCACTTAACGTTTAAACCAAGCTTCAAGCGCCGTTTCATGCGTGGTTTTATTGAAGGCCTTCGTGTTGTATTACCAGCCGCACTCGCAATTGGTGTGGGTTATATGATTGTGCTTGAAGTTATCGATGTTATTAATAAATACAACATCCCAACTGGTTTATTGGCTTTAACGCTTGCTGGTTTACTCTATGGTGTTGGCTGTTTCATTATTGTTGCATTGATGAAGTGGACTTTAATTGGTCGTTATCAACCACGTTCAGCGCCAATGTGGACCATGTTTGTGTGGTTAAGTGAAGGGATTACCAGCTTATATGAATCAGTTGCCATTCCAAACTTCTTAAACTACTTAAGAGGAACGCCAATGCTGCCATTCTTCTTACGTATTTTGGGTGTTCAAATTGGTAAAGATGTTTACATGGATACGGCTGATATTACTGAGTTCGACTGTGTAAGCATTGGTGACCGTGCAGAGTTTAATAGCTTCTCAGGCCCACAAACCCACTTGTTTGAAGATCGTATTATGAAAATTGGACAAGTGAATATTGGAAATGATGTGGTTGTAAATTCACGTAGTATTATTTTATATAACGCTAATGTTAGCCATCATGCAGTGTTAGGGCCATTAACGTTGGTTATGAAAGGTGAAAATATTCCTGCTAAATCTGCGTGGATTGGCTCACCAGCTGTGCCTTGGGTTCATAAGTAA
- a CDS encoding MetQ/NlpA family ABC transporter substrate-binding protein — MKKLFSVLFSASVLTLTACNKQPAQTENSAPAKDKTESVRTIKLVSTGSDTDVWKYVATLPETKEAGIKLEVTNLTDYVVLNTSVASGEQDVNAFQSFNYLAAYNASNTAKVAAVATTYLEPMGLYANKVKTVDEFPQGATIAIPNDTANEARALTLLQSAKLIKLKPDFDPVKGTTNDIAENPKGLKLKPIQMTTAVRVKNDVDAIVLGNTLALEGGLNVLKDSIFREPIDQSTKLYVNLLGVAEANKNDPIYTKLGELYHLPKVQKFVSEKFAGTKVEVNKPVSEFTDIK; from the coding sequence ATGAAAAAATTATTTAGTGTCCTGTTCAGTGCATCTGTACTCACACTGACTGCATGTAATAAACAACCTGCACAAACTGAAAATTCAGCACCAGCTAAAGACAAAACTGAGTCAGTACGCACAATTAAACTTGTTTCAACAGGTTCAGACACTGACGTATGGAAATATGTTGCAACGCTTCCTGAAACTAAAGAAGCGGGTATTAAACTCGAAGTAACTAACCTGACTGACTACGTTGTGTTGAATACATCTGTAGCAAGTGGCGAACAAGACGTAAATGCGTTCCAGTCATTTAACTATTTAGCAGCTTACAACGCTTCAAATACAGCTAAAGTTGCGGCTGTTGCGACGACTTACTTGGAACCAATGGGTCTTTACGCAAATAAAGTTAAAACTGTTGATGAGTTCCCACAAGGCGCTACAATCGCGATTCCAAACGATACTGCTAACGAAGCGCGTGCATTAACATTATTACAGTCTGCTAAACTTATTAAACTTAAACCAGACTTTGACCCTGTAAAAGGGACAACGAATGACATCGCTGAAAACCCTAAAGGTTTAAAATTAAAACCAATTCAAATGACAACAGCAGTTCGTGTTAAAAACGACGTTGATGCAATTGTATTAGGTAATACATTGGCACTTGAAGGTGGCTTAAACGTACTGAAAGATTCTATCTTCCGTGAACCTATTGACCAGTCTACAAAGCTTTATGTGAACTTATTAGGTGTGGCTGAAGCGAATAAAAATGACCCGATCTATACGAAATTGGGTGAACTTTACCACTTACCTAAAGTACAAAAGTTTGTGAGCGAAAAATTTGCAGGTACAAAAGTTGAAGTTAACAAACCTGTTTCTGAGTTTACTGACATCAAATAA
- a CDS encoding TetR/AcrR family transcriptional regulator codes for MRHLVISPRAIQVVNKSINLFHNHGFHTVGIDKIVKESQIPKATFYHYFHSKERFIEICLNVQKERLKEKVVSIADYDQGADVMDKLKTLYLLHTDLEGLYYLLFKAIFETKLTYPKAYQIAVRYRTWLLNEIYSQLIKLKTDVSFQDAKLFLYMIEGAIIQLLSSGQVGNREMILECFLKQFKFGDPM; via the coding sequence ATGCGACATTTAGTGATCTCCCCACGTGCCATACAAGTCGTAAATAAATCGATTAATCTGTTTCACAACCACGGATTTCATACCGTTGGAATCGACAAAATCGTGAAAGAATCTCAAATTCCCAAAGCGACTTTTTATCATTATTTTCACTCTAAAGAGCGGTTTATCGAAATCTGTTTGAATGTTCAAAAAGAACGCTTAAAAGAAAAAGTAGTATCAATTGCTGACTACGACCAAGGTGCAGATGTGATGGATAAACTTAAAACACTTTATCTTTTACATACCGATTTAGAAGGGCTGTACTACTTATTATTTAAAGCCATTTTTGAAACAAAACTGACCTATCCCAAAGCCTATCAAATCGCAGTGAGGTATAGAACGTGGTTACTGAATGAAATCTATAGCCAACTTATAAAACTAAAAACCGATGTTTCCTTTCAGGATGCCAAACTATTTTTATATATGATTGAAGGCGCGATTATTCAGCTTTTAAGCTCGGGTCAAGTAGGGAATAGAGAGATGATATTAGAATGTTTTTTGAAGCAGTTTAAATTTGGCGATCCTATGTAA
- a CDS encoding metal-dependent hydrolase: MNTALATNQKIVRRNVELSYDVNKSYSFYYEENPVVTSLFVVLSAMFPPGEMFFIESIRNVRNQIKDEKLLEDIRAFIAQEAFHSREHKTLNNHLIHSNYPEVIEIEAKTKARLDKLRKLSIVEQVAATVVMEHYTATLARLLLTDQLIKRKTTQESRNLWEWHALEELEHKSVAFDVLNAIGGNSSKNRKLALARVAKLIMPIMFEYWIKILKRKDIRFSLKQLKDGVYLGFGGVNRLGILSKAFVDMLDVRDENFNPLHMQTEQLEAEFREKLFGQRGFLKESLS; encoded by the coding sequence ATGAATACAGCTCTCGCTACAAATCAAAAAATTGTTCGTCGTAATGTTGAACTTTCTTACGATGTGAATAAAAGTTACTCTTTTTATTATGAAGAAAATCCTGTCGTTACGTCTTTATTCGTTGTACTTTCAGCTATGTTTCCCCCAGGTGAAATGTTCTTTATTGAAAGTATCAGAAATGTTCGAAATCAAATTAAGGATGAAAAACTTTTAGAAGATATCAGAGCCTTTATTGCTCAAGAAGCCTTTCATAGCCGTGAACATAAAACACTGAACAATCATCTCATCCATTCTAATTATCCTGAAGTAATCGAGATTGAGGCCAAAACTAAAGCACGATTGGATAAATTACGTAAACTTTCAATAGTCGAACAAGTCGCGGCGACAGTAGTTATGGAACACTACACAGCTACTCTCGCTCGCCTATTACTCACAGACCAGTTAATTAAGCGAAAAACTACACAAGAGAGCAGAAATCTTTGGGAGTGGCATGCACTCGAAGAGCTTGAACATAAGTCGGTTGCATTTGATGTGCTAAATGCCATCGGTGGCAACTCGAGTAAAAATAGAAAACTCGCTTTAGCTAGAGTTGCAAAACTTATCATGCCTATTATGTTTGAATATTGGATAAAAATTTTAAAAAGGAAAGATATTAGATTTAGCTTAAAGCAGTTAAAGGATGGTGTTTATTTAGGATTTGGAGGAGTTAATCGGTTAGGAATTTTATCGAAAGCATTTGTGGATATGCTTGATGTCAGAGATGAAAATTTTAATCCTTTACACATGCAAACCGAGCAATTAGAAGCCGAATTTCGAGAAAAGCTATTTGGCCAACGAGGTTTTTTGAAAGAGTCTCTAAGCTAG
- a CDS encoding TetR/AcrR family transcriptional regulator, with translation MVTIRKPKQNRAKNTFESIVSAGFISVMKNGLDHTTVLKVCEIAGVGSGSFYEYFKNKEALFIEMQQHFIMEISKVIYDVIPEILDLEIPEAIRRIFLKIGEFLAKDNNKYFYWLSVSSKYSTEASHVKAVKAINVLAIEYAMKHPEVLKIKNLKMMVYILIHSSIALTMNFFASQNMGFTFEELVDCLINITMSYIEDDRNKVV, from the coding sequence ATGGTAACTATAAGAAAACCAAAACAAAATAGAGCTAAAAACACATTTGAGTCTATAGTGAGTGCAGGATTTATATCTGTTATGAAAAACGGCTTGGACCATACCACTGTACTTAAAGTGTGTGAGATAGCAGGCGTAGGATCGGGAAGTTTTTATGAGTATTTCAAAAATAAAGAAGCACTTTTTATTGAGATGCAGCAGCACTTTATTATGGAAATATCCAAAGTCATTTATGACGTAATTCCAGAAATTTTGGATTTAGAGATCCCTGAAGCAATCAGAAGAATTTTTTTAAAAATCGGTGAATTTTTGGCGAAGGATAATAATAAATATTTTTATTGGCTCAGTGTTTCTTCTAAATATAGTACTGAAGCAAGTCATGTAAAAGCTGTAAAAGCGATTAATGTATTGGCGATTGAATATGCCATGAAGCATCCTGAAGTATTAAAAATCAAAAACTTAAAAATGATGGTTTATATTTTGATTCATTCAAGCATTGCTTTAACGATGAACTTTTTTGCTTCACAAAATATGGGTTTCACTTTTGAAGAGTTAGTTGACTGCTTAATTAATATTACGATGTCATACATAGAAGATGATAGGAATAAGGTGGTTTAA
- a CDS encoding TetR/AcrR family transcriptional regulator, translating to MNKTAGRGRPRNFDRDAALDKAMNLFWRNGYEATSINDLTKEMEINPPSLYASFGNKEKLFIEAVDYYVKSFGNYRIEALQESLTAQEGIKNLLIRTIDQFYSKPDKTGCLVVSAALSGSSESKNVQEILSNERRKTVALIKARLEQGQKDGDVAESLNSDVLADYFGMILFGITIQAKDNVPVQNLYESVEVALKALRN from the coding sequence ATGAACAAAACCGCAGGTCGTGGCCGTCCTCGTAATTTCGATCGAGATGCTGCATTAGACAAAGCAATGAATCTATTTTGGCGAAATGGTTATGAAGCAACATCGATTAATGACCTGACAAAAGAGATGGAAATCAATCCGCCAAGTCTCTATGCTTCTTTTGGAAATAAAGAAAAGTTGTTTATTGAAGCTGTTGATTATTATGTAAAAAGCTTTGGCAATTATCGAATTGAGGCACTTCAAGAGTCTTTAACAGCTCAAGAAGGCATTAAAAATTTGTTAATCAGAACGATTGACCAATTTTATAGTAAGCCTGATAAAACCGGTTGTTTAGTCGTATCCGCAGCATTATCAGGTTCATCTGAAAGTAAAAATGTCCAAGAGATCTTAAGTAATGAGCGTAGAAAGACTGTTGCTCTCATCAAAGCAAGACTTGAGCAAGGTCAAAAAGATGGCGATGTAGCTGAAAGCTTAAACTCGGATGTATTAGCAGATTACTTTGGCATGATACTGTTTGGTATCACGATTCAAGCAAAAGATAATGTGCCTGTTCAAAACCTATACGAAAGTGTAGAAGTAGCTTTAAAAGCTCTAAGAAACTAA